The Thermotoga maritima MSB8 region GTCCAGAGACATGGCAAACCTCAAGCTTCCAGGAGTCCAGGAAGAACTCGTCCTCGAAGTTGCAAAGACAGGAAAACCCGTCGTTCTTGTCCTCATCACGGGAAGACCCTATTCACTCAAAAACGTCGTCGACAAGGTGAACGCGATCCTTCAGGTGTGGCTTCCTGGAGAAGCGGGAGGAAGAGCGATCGTTGACATCATCTATGGAAAGGTGAATCCCTCTGGAAAACTCCCGATCAGCTTTCCAAGAAGCGCTGGTCAGATTCCTGTCTTCCACTACGTCAAACCATCCGGGGGAAGGTCTCACTGGCACGGAGACTACGTGGATGAGAGCACAAAGCCTCTCTTCCCGTTTGGGCACGGTTTGTCTTACACGAAGTTCGAGTACAGCAACCTCAGAATCGAACCGAAGGAAGTGCCACCGGCCGGCGAAGTGGTGATAAAGGTGGACGTGGAAAACATCGGAGACAGAGACGGAGACGAGGTGGTTCAACTTTACATCGGTCGTGAGTTTGCAAGCGTCACAAGGCCTGTGAAAGAGCTGAAGGGCTTCAAGAGGGTTTCTTTGAAGGCGAAAGAGAAGAAGACTGTTGTGTTCAGGCTTCACATGGACGTGCTCGCCTACTACAACAGAGACATGAAACTCGTGGTTGAACCCGGTGAGTTCAAAGTGATGGTGGGAAGCTCTTCTGAAGACATCAGACTCACAGGTTCTTTCTCCGTCGTCGGTGAAAAAAGAGAAGTGGTGGGAATGAGGAAATTCTTCACGGAAGCCTGCGAGGAGTGAAAAAATGGCCTTCTTCGATTTACCACTCGAAGAACTGAAGAAATATCGTCCAGAGCGGTACGAAGAGAAAGACTTCGATGAGTTCTGGGAAGAGACACTCGCAGAGAGCGAAAAGTTCCCCTTAGACCCCGTCTTCGAGAGGATGGAGTCTCACCTCAAAACAGTCGAAGCGTACGATGTCACCTTCTCCGGATACAGGGGACAGAGGATCAAAGGGTGGCTCCTTGTTCCAAAACTGGAAGAAGAAAAACTTCCCTGCGTTGTGCAGTACATAGGATACAACGGTGGAAGAGGATTCCCTCACGACTGGCTGTTCTGGCCTTCTATGGGTTACATATGTTTCGTCATGGATACTCGAGGTCAGGGAAGCGGCTGGCTGAAAGGAGACACACCGGATTACCCTGAGGGTCCCGTTGACCCTCAGTATCCAGGATTCATGACAAGAGGAATACTGGATCCCAGAACTTACTACTACAGACGAGTCTTCACGGACGCTGTCAGAGCCGTTGAAGCTGCTGCTTCTTTTCCTCAGGTAGATCAAGAAAGAATCGTGATAGCTGGAGGCAGTCAGGGTGGCGGAATAGCCCTTGCGGTGAGCGCTCTCTCAAAGAAAGCAAAGGCTCTTCTGTGCGATGTGCCGTTTCTGTGTCACTTCAGAAGAGCAGTACAGCTTGTGGATACGCATCCATACGCGGAGATCACGAACTTTCTAAAGACCCACAGAGACAAGGAAGAAATCGTGTTCAGGACTCTTTCCTATTTCGATGGAGTGAACTTCGCAGCCAGAGCGAAGATCCCTGCGCTGTTTTCTGTGGGTCTCATGGACAACATTTGTCCTCCTTCAACGGTTTTCGCTGCCTACAATTACTACGCTGGACCGAAGGAAATCAGAATCTATCCGTACAACAACCACGAGGGAGGAGGCTCTTTCCAAGCGGTTGAACAGGTGAAATTCTTGAAAAAACTATTTGAGAAAGGCTAACGGTCTTCCTGTGACAGGATGTTCAAGTACCACGAATTCCGTTTCGAATGTATTCCGGAGCACCTCTTCGGTCACCACCTCTGGGGGTGCTCCGGTTTTTATCATCTCACCGTTTTTCATAACGCCTATTCGATCACACAGAGCAGATGCCACGTTTATGTCGTGGAAAACGGAGATGATGGTTTTTCCCGATTCTTTCAACCTTTTCAAAACGTTTCCCACAAGACTCACGTTGTTGTAATCCAGATGGGCTGTGAGTTCATCGATGAGCAGGATTTCCGTGTCCTGCACAATCGCTTTCGATAGCACAACCTTCCTGCGCTCTCCAGAGCTCAATGTCCAGAAGTTTCTGTCGACAAATTTCAGTGTTCCGGTTAGCTCTAGGCTTTTCAGGACTATCTCCTCATCCTTTCTGGATGTTCCACTCAGAAGACTCAAGTGTGGAAGCCGTCCCATCTCGACTATCTCTTTTACAGAAAAGTCGTAGGAAGGAAAGAAATCCTGAGAAACGAGGGTTACTATCTTCGCCATCTCTTTTCTCGAAGTCTCCCACGGTATCCTACCGAGGAGCTGAACCGTTCCTTTCTGAGGACGAAAAATCCCCACAAGGATCTTTAAAAGAGTAGTCTTTCCGGAACCGTTCGGTCCGATGATACCGAAGAACTCCCCTTTTTTCACAGAAAGATTTATGTTTTTCAGAGAGAATCCGCCTCTGTATTGGAAGAACAAATTTTCAATCCTCACAATCTCCACTTCACACACCTCTTTTCATGAGGAAAGCAAGGAAAGGTGCTCCAATCAACGCCGTTACAACGCCAACTGGAAGCTCCGTGGGCGAAAAGAAGGTTCTTGCTGCCGTGTCGCAGAGTGTGAGAAGAACTCCTCCCACGATCAAACTCGAAAGGACGGACTTCAGAAAATTCGGACCAACGAGGTAGCGAGAGATGTGAGGAACTATGAGACCGACGAAACCGATAACACCACTTCTGGAGACCAGAAATGCCGTGATGAGATTTCCAAAAAGAAAAGTGACAACCTTCAATCTCTCAACGCTGACTCCAAGGATGAACGCCTCTTCCTCTCCAAGTGCCATGGCGTTCAGATGTTTGGAGAAGATCAAAGAGTAAAGTAAAAACGGGATGACGACCATCAGATAGAAGAGAACATCCTCCCACGTACTCCCTGAAAAGCTTCCAAAGAGCCACATAGAGATGGTGGTTACATTCCTTTTCAAAAGAACGATCGTCATGTAAGTGAGAGAGCTGAACAACGTACTTACCACCACTCCAGAAAGCACGATGGTTGTTACCGGAAAGCGGCCCTCTTTCCTTGCAATGAGAAGGGTCAAGAGCGACGCTATCATAGAGAAACCAAAGCTGAGAAGTGGAATTCTGTATATCCAGGAGATTCCGAGGGTTTCAGCGAGGTAAAACGACACAACAGTACCGAAAGATGCACCCGAGGAGATTCCAAGGAGATACGGATCAACAAGAGGATTCTTCAAAAGATTCTGAAACGAATTTCCCACGATCGAAAGACCGGCTCCAACCAGAAAACTTGCCAGAACCCTTGGAATTCTGAGAGAAAGAATCCTTTCGACCCCGGGGTTTTCTTTCAAACCAAAGAGGACCCCCAACACTTCAAGGGGGTCCAAAGGCACACTTCCAAAGAAGATTCCAAGAAGAAAACTGAGTATCAGTATCGGAAAAACGAGTTTTCTCACTCACCTTTTCCTCCGTAGAAAAATTCATAGAACAAATCGAGGAGTTCAAACACATCGGGAGAAGGTTGAGAGGCCACGTTTCCGTCCACTGCGAAGACTCTTTTGTTCTTCACTGCGTTTATTTCTTTGAAAGGTTCAAAATTGAGTATTTTCTTTATCTCTTCGTTCTCCGTTCCAGGGATGTAAACTCCAACTATTATCACATCAGGATTTTGAGACACAACATACTCAATAGAAAGCTGTGGCCAGCCGTTTGGCCCTGCGATTCCAGAGGCAATGTTCACCCCGCCCGCCAGAGAGATGATCTCGTTGAGATAGGATCCCATACCACACGTCCAGATCTCCTTCACATCAGGACCGGGAGATGAGATCAGGTAGAGTACCTTGGGACGCTTCGATGGAGGAACGTTGTAGGTCTTCTTTCCTATCTCAAGCATTTTTTCTCTCAGCTTTTCCGATTTCTCCAGAGCAAGGTCTCGACGATCAAAGATTGTTCCAAGAAGGACCACGTCTCTAATGATGTCATTGAGAGAATTCGGATTCACAACAAGGACCTTTAAGCCTGCTTTCTCAAGTTTTGGAACTTCGGGAAGCTGGAATCCGCCGAACATCAGAACGAGATCGGGATTCAG contains the following coding sequences:
- the axeA gene encoding cephalosporin-C deacetylase, which produces MAFFDLPLEELKKYRPERYEEKDFDEFWEETLAESEKFPLDPVFERMESHLKTVEAYDVTFSGYRGQRIKGWLLVPKLEEEKLPCVVQYIGYNGGRGFPHDWLFWPSMGYICFVMDTRGQGSGWLKGDTPDYPEGPVDPQYPGFMTRGILDPRTYYYRRVFTDAVRAVEAAASFPQVDQERIVIAGGSQGGGIALAVSALSKKAKALLCDVPFLCHFRRAVQLVDTHPYAEITNFLKTHRDKEEIVFRTLSYFDGVNFAARAKIPALFSVGLMDNICPPSTVFAAYNYYAGPKEIRIYPYNNHEGGGSFQAVEQVKFLKKLFEKG
- a CDS encoding cobalamin-binding protein, producing the protein MFRKLVSLILLFVTAVALAVTVVDNAGRVVEITSAPERVVSLSPAATRFLVFLGLEDKIVGVTDYDSYEAEKVGAMVPVNIEKVVSLNPDLVLMFGGFQLPEVPKLEKAGLKVLVVNPNSLNDIIRDVVLLGTIFDRRDLALEKSEKLREKMLEIGKKTYNVPPSKRPKVLYLISSPGPDVKEIWTCGMGSYLNEIISLAGGVNIASGIAGPNGWPQLSIEYVVSQNPDVIIVGVYIPGTENEEIKKILNFEPFKEINAVKNKRVFAVDGNVASQPSPDVFELLDLFYEFFYGGKGE
- a CDS encoding ABC transporter ATP-binding protein, with the translated sequence MEIVRIENLFFQYRGGFSLKNINLSVKKGEFFGIIGPNGSGKTTLLKILVGIFRPQKGTVQLLGRIPWETSRKEMAKIVTLVSQDFFPSYDFSVKEIVEMGRLPHLSLLSGTSRKDEEIVLKSLELTGTLKFVDRNFWTLSSGERRKVVLSKAIVQDTEILLIDELTAHLDYNNVSLVGNVLKRLKESGKTIISVFHDINVASALCDRIGVMKNGEMIKTGAPPEVVTEEVLRNTFETEFVVLEHPVTGRPLAFLK
- a CDS encoding FecCD family ABC transporter permease codes for the protein MRKLVFPILILSFLLGIFFGSVPLDPLEVLGVLFGLKENPGVERILSLRIPRVLASFLVGAGLSIVGNSFQNLLKNPLVDPYLLGISSGASFGTVVSFYLAETLGISWIYRIPLLSFGFSMIASLLTLLIARKEGRFPVTTIVLSGVVVSTLFSSLTYMTIVLLKRNVTTISMWLFGSFSGSTWEDVLFYLMVVIPFLLYSLIFSKHLNAMALGEEEAFILGVSVERLKVVTFLFGNLITAFLVSRSGVIGFVGLIVPHISRYLVGPNFLKSVLSSLIVGGVLLTLCDTAARTFFSPTELPVGVVTALIGAPFLAFLMKRGV